A part of Paenibacillus sp. 481 genomic DNA contains:
- a CDS encoding ArpU family phage packaging/lysis transcriptional regulator, translating into MEFELPELDSKKTQTAVEAALDKYRLFKKITFEEKEASITASYSERFHGPTNQTSDQTANVAIHNVDVPAQRRSYCERIERAVRRLHPKEKLLIEERYMKEPYVYDYVVYNQIFNPPISKGTYGKLRKNAFYQLALMLNIAVEK; encoded by the coding sequence ATGGAATTCGAACTTCCTGAGCTGGATAGTAAGAAGACGCAAACTGCTGTAGAGGCTGCTTTGGACAAATATCGGCTCTTTAAAAAAATTACTTTCGAAGAGAAAGAGGCTAGCATTACGGCAAGTTATTCGGAGCGCTTCCACGGTCCAACAAATCAGACATCCGATCAAACTGCCAATGTTGCGATACACAATGTTGATGTGCCCGCGCAGCGTCGATCATATTGCGAACGTATTGAGCGTGCAGTTCGTAGGCTGCATCCAAAAGAGAAGCTGCTCATCGAAGAGCGGTACATGAAAGAGCCATATGTGTACGATTATGTGGTGTATAATCAGATTTTTAATCCGCCCATTAGTAAAGGGACATATGGGAAGCTCAGGAAAAATGCTTTTTATCAATTAGCACTCATGCTTAATATTGCAGTCGAAAAGTAA
- a CDS encoding DUF6877 family protein, producing MHEITKISRFLPRYVLEDINRRIGDWLASGGKETDPYIEQQLRFAKRFVHNNHKGEV from the coding sequence TTGCATGAAATAACAAAGATTTCACGGTTTTTGCCTCGGTATGTACTTGAGGATATTAACCGGCGCATTGGTGATTGGTTGGCATCGGGTGGTAAGGAAACAGATCCTTACATTGAACAGCAGCTTAGATTTGCTAAGAGATTTGTCCATAACAACCACAAGGGAGAGGTTTAA
- a CDS encoding DNA adenine methylase → MSIPRILHYPGSKWSMADWIISHMPAHTTYLEPFFGSGAVLFSKVRSKLETVNDLDGEVVNLFRVIRERPDELAYAIRCTPHSREEYYLSYEPAAPENELERARRLLVRLWQGRGGKTSHRTGWRSMIETNGPLPGKEWARFPERIAAVAERLIGVQIENQPALELLQRYRRPNVMIYADPPYILSTRTTTSYRFEMTEDDHMELLDALDDHPGPVILSGYAHDLYDDRLSHWRRETKRAKAEGGASREEVLWINPIAAEQVGQLAMNI, encoded by the coding sequence ATGAGCATACCTCGAATACTGCACTATCCAGGCAGTAAGTGGAGTATGGCAGATTGGATAATTAGCCACATGCCAGCACATACGACTTACCTTGAACCTTTCTTTGGATCCGGAGCAGTATTGTTCTCTAAAGTTCGAAGCAAGCTCGAGACAGTCAACGATCTCGATGGCGAGGTGGTAAATCTATTCCGAGTTATTCGAGAGAGGCCCGACGAACTAGCCTATGCAATCAGATGTACGCCACACAGTCGAGAAGAATACTATCTCAGCTACGAACCAGCAGCACCAGAAAATGAATTAGAACGCGCACGCCGATTGCTTGTTAGGTTATGGCAGGGGCGTGGTGGGAAAACGTCTCATCGAACCGGTTGGCGTAGCATGATAGAAACAAACGGTCCTTTGCCAGGAAAAGAGTGGGCTCGTTTTCCGGAAAGAATTGCAGCGGTGGCTGAACGTCTTATCGGAGTTCAGATCGAAAATCAGCCAGCATTGGAGTTGCTGCAGCGTTATCGGCGCCCGAATGTGATGATCTATGCCGATCCGCCTTACATTCTATCAACCAGAACAACTACTAGTTATAGATTTGAAATGACAGAAGATGACCATATGGAGCTGCTAGACGCTCTGGATGATCATCCTGGTCCGGTAATTCTATCAGGATATGCTCATGATTTATATGACGATCGATTGTCTCATTGGAGACGCGAGACTAAGAGGGCGAAGGCCGAAGGTGGAGCGAGTCGTGAAGAGGTTCTTTGGATTAATCCAATTGCTGCTGAGCAGGTAGGTCAGTTGGCAATGAACATATAG
- a CDS encoding replicative DNA helicase gives MTPQVLDMTTLRDLEAEQAVLGSIFLAPSTINDVMFLAPRDFASEQHRLIFQVMQHLASRDVPIDIVTITAEFQKHNRLNDMGSVSYLSRLSNSAPTAANIEYYASIVRSKAIRRRATEYGQKLIDMAGDDFETDEEFLSAVEDEVLELRPTTLNKMRSFRESREDYYKHLEEKAAKLKTGLFKQYDEWAQLWRGWLYILAGRPGVGKTAKALMLAYGIAKHNTNPGAVLIWSQEMDENEVKDRIVSMVAGVNYPRLINKGGDEGFNEAEWTRINNAYKEIEKLPIFIQDSAGVTIDEIRATVKQFRKRHGKVAAVIVDYLQIMDIPQRKNEMRAQAIGKVTKSAKHIARRNKLIFVLLSQLDRSVDNEEPKLKHLKESGSIEQDADVVEFLWHNHNDQPDRTKKIIDSIFAKGRNVGANRFKLEFHWWYQRFVEIVKKVN, from the coding sequence ATGACCCCGCAGGTTTTAGATATGACGACACTTCGTGACCTTGAAGCGGAACAGGCGGTACTCGGATCAATCTTCTTGGCTCCAAGCACCATCAATGACGTCATGTTCCTAGCTCCGAGAGATTTTGCTTCCGAGCAGCACCGCCTCATATTTCAGGTGATGCAGCATCTTGCTAGTCGGGATGTGCCGATTGATATTGTCACGATTACAGCAGAGTTTCAAAAGCATAATAGGTTGAATGATATGGGTAGCGTCTCGTACTTAAGCAGGCTGTCTAATTCTGCGCCCACAGCAGCCAACATTGAGTATTATGCTTCGATTGTTAGGTCCAAAGCTATCCGCCGTCGAGCGACAGAGTACGGGCAAAAGCTAATTGACATGGCAGGCGATGACTTCGAGACGGATGAGGAATTTTTGTCTGCTGTTGAGGACGAAGTGTTGGAACTTCGACCTACTACACTAAACAAGATGCGGAGCTTTCGCGAATCTCGTGAAGATTACTATAAGCACCTTGAGGAAAAAGCCGCCAAGCTCAAAACAGGGCTTTTCAAGCAATATGATGAGTGGGCGCAATTGTGGCGTGGATGGTTGTATATCTTAGCAGGTCGCCCAGGTGTGGGTAAAACAGCTAAAGCTCTAATGCTTGCATACGGCATAGCTAAACATAACACTAATCCTGGTGCGGTTCTAATTTGGTCACAAGAAATGGACGAAAATGAAGTCAAAGACCGGATAGTTTCAATGGTAGCGGGTGTTAATTATCCACGATTGATTAACAAGGGCGGCGATGAAGGATTCAATGAAGCCGAATGGACCCGTATAAATAACGCATATAAAGAAATTGAAAAGCTTCCAATATTCATCCAAGACAGCGCGGGAGTCACAATTGATGAGATTAGGGCTACTGTTAAACAGTTTCGCAAGCGTCATGGTAAGGTTGCGGCAGTCATTGTGGACTATCTGCAAATTATGGATATTCCACAAAGAAAGAACGAGATGAGGGCTCAGGCAATAGGTAAAGTTACAAAATCAGCAAAACACATTGCTCGCCGCAATAAGCTGATATTTGTTCTGTTATCACAGCTTGACCGTTCCGTGGATAACGAGGAACCAAAGTTGAAGCACTTGAAAGAATCCGGCAGCATTGAGCAAGATGCAGACGTCGTGGAATTCCTTTGGCACAATCATAATGACCAACCGGATCGTACTAAAAAAATTATAGATTCGATTTTCGCGAAAGGTCGAAATGTGGGTGCTAATCGTTTCAAACTAGAATTCCACTGGTGGTATCAACGGTTTGTTGAAATCGTGAAAAAGGTGAACTGA
- a CDS encoding MBL fold metallo-hydrolase: protein MIQVKVLASGSKGNCIWIGNGEVNILIDIGLPKTKVEKIMLQNDIDPSKITAIFLTHEHGDHIQGISFAKKYKIPVRGSEGTLKAIGSVETAEKLCHDGVVMFNAFEDSVIKVMPFRVSHDAYDPYGYTVQDKKGMKVSILMDTGTVTGDMLRAMSHSDVYIFECNHDVDMVVDGDYTEVTKSRILSDIGHLSNEAAGAALSKLVKGKGERIYLTHMSSKNNMPALAEMTVKKALRAKGFHEGTHYHLHVV from the coding sequence ATGATTCAGGTTAAGGTGCTGGCATCGGGATCGAAAGGTAATTGCATTTGGATCGGGAATGGCGAGGTCAACATTCTGATCGACATTGGATTGCCAAAGACCAAAGTAGAGAAGATCATGTTGCAGAATGATATTGATCCTTCAAAGATAACTGCAATTTTTCTAACTCATGAGCACGGCGATCATATTCAAGGCATCAGCTTTGCGAAAAAATACAAGATTCCTGTTCGCGGCAGTGAGGGCACGCTTAAAGCTATTGGATCGGTCGAAACGGCAGAGAAGCTTTGTCACGATGGCGTAGTGATGTTCAATGCTTTTGAGGATTCGGTCATCAAAGTCATGCCGTTTCGCGTATCACATGATGCTTATGACCCATATGGTTATACCGTTCAGGATAAGAAAGGGATGAAAGTCAGCATTTTGATGGATACAGGTACGGTTACTGGGGATATGCTGCGAGCCATGAGCCACAGCGACGTTTATATCTTCGAGTGCAATCACGACGTGGACATGGTCGTAGACGGCGACTACACGGAAGTTACCAAGTCTCGCATCTTGTCTGACATTGGTCATCTATCAAATGAAGCTGCGGGTGCTGCACTTTCGAAACTAGTAAAAGGTAAAGGGGAGCGGATTTATCTCACGCATATGAGCAGCAAGAATAATATGCCTGCGCTTGCGGAGATGACGGTTAAAAAAGCGCTGCGGGCAAAGGGATTTCACGAAGGGACGCATTATCATCTACACGTGGTATAG
- a CDS encoding RecT family recombinase, with product MSNSIVQATNTQSVVNSFSQTELDTLKATIAKGTSNEQFALFVQTCARSGLNPFLNQIYCIVYDGKHGPVMSIQIAVEGIVALAKRHEHYKGFIASEVKENDEFEINVVTGEPIHRIKSMVRGKTIGAYCVAYRDGAPNIAVIITADQVDHLLKGRNAQMWRDYYDDMIVKHAIKRAFKRQFGIEIAEDEYAQPNSIDNMQSYEQPTRRDITSESQQPQLEKPKQAEQPKDEMKIVREQIAAAFSQLGIRNEHAMSEYTATRMKQKGDKPTLQELKGLLKMMHMEIEEKQAIAGVAGGLGPLE from the coding sequence ATGAGTAATTCAATCGTTCAAGCAACTAATACTCAATCTGTTGTTAACAGTTTTTCGCAAACTGAACTTGATACGCTGAAAGCTACTATCGCAAAAGGCACATCAAACGAGCAGTTTGCACTCTTCGTACAGACATGTGCTCGCTCAGGCCTCAATCCATTTTTGAATCAAATCTATTGCATTGTTTACGACGGTAAGCATGGTCCGGTCATGAGCATCCAAATTGCCGTTGAGGGTATTGTTGCACTTGCAAAACGGCATGAGCATTACAAAGGCTTCATTGCATCAGAAGTTAAGGAAAATGATGAGTTTGAGATTAATGTTGTGACTGGTGAGCCAATTCATCGGATCAAGAGCATGGTGCGTGGCAAGACTATCGGAGCATATTGTGTGGCCTATCGCGATGGTGCTCCAAATATAGCAGTTATCATTACTGCGGATCAGGTAGACCATCTGTTAAAAGGCCGTAATGCCCAAATGTGGAGGGACTACTATGACGACATGATCGTTAAGCATGCTATAAAGCGGGCATTCAAGCGTCAGTTTGGCATCGAAATTGCCGAGGATGAGTACGCACAACCTAACTCTATTGACAACATGCAATCATACGAGCAACCAACACGCCGTGACATTACCTCAGAATCACAGCAACCACAACTGGAAAAACCTAAGCAAGCTGAACAACCTAAAGATGAAATGAAAATTGTAAGGGAGCAAATTGCTGCAGCATTCTCTCAACTTGGAATCAGGAATGAGCACGCAATGAGCGAATACACCGCAACTCGGATGAAGCAAAAAGGCGACAAGCCAACTCTGCAAGAGTTGAAAGGCTTGCTCAAGATGATGCATATGGAGATTGAAGAAAAGCAGGCCATTGCTGGCGTAGCTGGCGGGCTGGGTCCACTTGAATGA
- a CDS encoding AAA family ATPase, with translation MQIKFLELKLASFKNHGNLKVNFTDVTRISGTNGAGKSSIGEAIAWVLFGVDSLGSKSDPSPTTYDFEQVEAELLLTVDDKQVLLGRTLPVGKAAKFYINEVPKKAKEFEEIVSQLFDKQLFMSLFTPSFFFTQHWEEQRAQLLRYVLPPANKEVFAQLPAPQAEKLAEQVKKKSLEDLQAQHADNKRKQDKALIAAKSRTKTLIEQLESAPDTNDIDAESLTQKLCEINKKLDDFKEKQGEARAHNAKIEKLKVQLQVTKDGANKIRAEYKQIHSIPVENECTMCGQKLTDDAAAVVIDNKEKQLDEIKSRYQVLSDQYSRMEKELTGLEIVEIDDAQALFQQKSDIESQLKTIESQDRLALAIEEAKQNERDIHESYTESVFILDSIKAFKAKEAELMAEKVGGLFETLTLKLFAENKGDGEQKPFFEVEVNGKPYRKLSTAEKILAGLELISVLSEQSGVAAPVFVDNAESIIKYQAPDGQLIECRVADTPFTVTEV, from the coding sequence GTGCAAATCAAGTTCTTGGAACTCAAACTTGCATCGTTCAAGAATCACGGGAACCTGAAAGTAAACTTCACAGACGTTACTCGTATAAGCGGTACTAATGGAGCGGGTAAATCCTCTATCGGGGAAGCAATCGCATGGGTGTTGTTCGGGGTTGATTCGCTTGGTAGCAAGTCAGACCCGTCCCCGACGACATATGATTTTGAACAAGTTGAAGCCGAATTGCTTCTCACCGTCGATGACAAACAGGTGCTGCTGGGGCGCACACTTCCAGTAGGCAAGGCAGCTAAGTTTTACATAAATGAGGTGCCAAAGAAGGCTAAGGAGTTTGAGGAAATTGTTAGCCAGCTATTTGATAAGCAATTATTCATGTCATTATTCACTCCTTCATTTTTCTTTACTCAACACTGGGAAGAACAAAGAGCGCAGCTGCTGCGATATGTATTGCCACCTGCAAACAAAGAGGTGTTCGCTCAATTGCCAGCTCCGCAGGCAGAAAAGTTAGCGGAACAGGTCAAGAAGAAGTCTTTGGAGGACTTGCAAGCGCAGCATGCAGATAACAAGCGCAAGCAGGACAAAGCATTGATTGCTGCAAAAAGCCGAACTAAAACGCTAATTGAACAACTTGAGTCAGCGCCAGATACCAATGATATTGATGCTGAGTCACTCACTCAAAAACTATGCGAAATCAACAAGAAACTCGACGATTTTAAGGAGAAGCAAGGTGAGGCACGGGCGCATAATGCCAAGATTGAAAAGTTAAAAGTTCAGCTGCAGGTCACTAAGGATGGAGCCAACAAGATTCGAGCTGAGTATAAACAAATCCATTCAATTCCAGTTGAAAATGAATGTACCATGTGTGGTCAAAAGCTGACTGATGACGCTGCAGCAGTTGTGATAGATAACAAGGAGAAGCAGTTGGACGAAATTAAATCTAGGTATCAAGTGCTATCGGATCAATACAGCAGGATGGAAAAAGAGCTTACAGGCTTAGAGATTGTAGAGATAGATGATGCACAAGCCCTATTCCAACAAAAATCTGATATTGAGTCGCAACTGAAAACAATCGAATCACAGGACCGACTGGCTTTAGCAATTGAGGAAGCCAAACAGAACGAGCGCGACATACATGAAAGTTACACAGAATCAGTGTTTATCCTTGACTCTATCAAAGCATTCAAAGCCAAGGAAGCGGAGTTGATGGCTGAAAAAGTGGGCGGCTTATTCGAAACACTCACATTGAAATTGTTCGCTGAAAACAAGGGAGATGGGGAGCAGAAACCATTTTTCGAAGTTGAGGTGAATGGCAAGCCCTACAGGAAGTTGTCTACTGCTGAGAAGATCCTTGCAGGGCTTGAGCTTATCAGTGTGCTATCGGAACAAAGTGGTGTTGCAGCACCAGTCTTTGTGGATAACGCTGAGTCAATTATCAAGTATCAAGCGCCGGATGGTCAACTAATTGAGTGTCGAGTTGCGGACACGCCATTCACTGTTACGGAGGTGTAG
- a CDS encoding AbrB/MazE/SpoVT family DNA-binding domain-containing protein produces the protein MSIAVGIVRNIDELGRIVIPAEMRQMLHMGKGDPVVITSDNVSVTLRKYAPGCTFCDSLDRLLDFKGKKICSHCKVRILNGGE, from the coding sequence ATGAGCATTGCAGTAGGAATTGTTCGTAACATTGATGAGTTAGGACGGATTGTCATTCCGGCGGAAATGCGTCAGATGTTGCATATGGGGAAAGGTGATCCAGTGGTTATCACATCAGATAACGTTAGCGTGACACTCCGTAAGTATGCACCTGGTTGCACTTTCTGCGACAGCTTGGATCGATTACTCGATTTTAAGGGAAAGAAAATTTGCTCGCATTGTAAGGTACGTATTTTGAATGGAGGTGAATAG
- a CDS encoding helix-turn-helix domain-containing protein, with protein MTQNECGVNKLKVAAIDTDKLKSYLEMEQLSISDMAHSIGVSHSNLSRVLSNQRPAGGRVWGGLVGYFGRRIFEFISYDSNVPKGTKKEAG; from the coding sequence ATGACACAAAATGAATGCGGGGTGAACAAATTGAAAGTAGCAGCAATTGACACAGACAAGCTCAAAAGCTACTTGGAGATGGAGCAATTAAGCATTTCTGACATGGCGCACAGCATCGGGGTTTCTCATTCTAACTTATCTCGTGTGCTTAGCAATCAACGCCCAGCGGGCGGGAGAGTATGGGGCGGATTGGTGGGATATTTCGGACGTAGGATATTTGAATTCATCTCGTATGATTCGAATGTGCCAAAAGGCACAAAAAAGGAAGCGGGGTGA
- a CDS encoding helix-turn-helix domain-containing protein, with product MSEFGKFLKESREAKGLSLTDLGEQVGINHSHLSRIENGVRPAPKTPTLVKLANALNIPLPLLLEKANVNIDNEQAEQLGQIHSDSNGVVERILDLLKKFVNDEGFFLSKYHAEVFNIFGGKIVSEDGQLGFNKWYGTFLQTGEDDRSKADEEYAYSEFNKFYNYRTIKNDITNYNSTDSNEKFLHELQTLIKNSDPYQNEKELVSNIELSDEELLNRFSFSFEGKPLSEKEIKRLLAYIRVEHSLD from the coding sequence ATGAGTGAATTCGGGAAATTTTTAAAAGAAAGTCGCGAGGCAAAGGGTTTGAGTTTAACTGATCTTGGAGAGCAAGTAGGCATCAACCACTCACATTTATCGCGCATAGAAAATGGTGTACGCCCCGCTCCCAAAACTCCAACACTTGTAAAACTCGCTAACGCTTTGAACATACCTTTACCCTTACTTTTAGAAAAAGCCAACGTGAATATAGACAACGAGCAAGCAGAACAACTGGGACAAATACATTCGGATAGTAATGGTGTGGTTGAACGAATACTGGATTTGTTGAAGAAGTTCGTGAACGATGAGGGGTTCTTTCTCAGCAAGTATCATGCGGAAGTTTTCAATATATTTGGCGGGAAAATTGTTTCCGAAGACGGCCAACTTGGTTTCAACAAATGGTATGGCACCTTCTTGCAGACTGGAGAAGACGACCGATCAAAAGCAGATGAAGAGTATGCGTATTCAGAATTTAATAAGTTTTACAACTATCGGACTATAAAAAATGATATTACAAATTACAACTCAACTGACTCGAATGAAAAATTTTTACATGAGCTACAAACGCTAATAAAAAACTCCGACCCGTATCAAAACGAGAAGGAGTTAGTATCAAATATTGAATTATCAGATGAAGAACTTCTTAACCGGTTCTCGTTTTCTTTTGAAGGGAAACCACTTTCTGAGAAGGAAATAAAACGCCTACTTGCTTATATTCGTGTGGAACACTCTCTTGATTAA
- a CDS encoding helix-turn-helix domain-containing protein: protein MNLTPSEHTVGDLTRHYRRKAKISQGKFGERVGMSKSHVSKIETGLIIQPEYSTMLRIVKELNIPMNEMILCYVKYECRADILQIMLLEAIGLEDAALTKIVASKYLESPHSDSLVAIAKLYDTTEPLEDPDTKLALFKVIINYSRGHGVMPYLAKAQLQSYLIERDDFSRLRETYDMGKYVLKYIEFLSDAERITLYYRLAVHAFILRMPKDIVTYCDLVRAEPTESEFKIHAVGMLREAYLSLGNYDMTEKYIEEYRMCSPYDDNHIMVEAMLASKRGYKELAITQFEVCLRHCRADYVINVVNELVSNYIQLAQLGPIPDLLLLEEEITKINYKSPLKRAELARFYKQKGDYYALLKDLKKSVNNYLLAAGNYVQIDDNSSEHECLMLMFRLYRTNQRSMDIETIELLEKYLESCFLDK from the coding sequence ATGAACTTAACGCCGTCGGAACATACCGTTGGCGACCTCACCAGACATTACAGACGAAAAGCCAAGATATCTCAAGGGAAATTTGGGGAAAGAGTAGGCATGAGTAAAAGTCATGTCTCAAAGATCGAAACTGGATTAATTATACAACCGGAATATTCGACCATGCTCCGGATTGTAAAGGAACTGAACATTCCGATGAATGAAATGATACTATGTTACGTCAAGTACGAGTGCAGAGCTGACATATTGCAAATTATGTTACTCGAAGCAATTGGACTAGAAGATGCTGCTTTAACAAAAATAGTTGCATCTAAATATCTTGAATCACCTCACAGCGATAGCCTCGTTGCTATCGCGAAGTTATATGACACCACAGAACCGCTGGAGGACCCCGACACCAAACTTGCTCTATTCAAAGTGATTATCAACTATTCACGAGGCCACGGAGTAATGCCTTACTTGGCAAAGGCTCAACTGCAATCCTATCTAATTGAACGAGACGATTTTAGTAGATTGAGAGAGACGTACGATATGGGTAAGTACGTACTGAAATACATCGAATTTTTATCTGATGCCGAGCGAATTACACTGTACTATCGATTGGCTGTTCATGCATTCATACTTCGTATGCCTAAAGACATCGTGACGTATTGCGATCTAGTCAGAGCGGAACCAACCGAATCCGAATTTAAAATACACGCTGTGGGTATGCTGCGTGAGGCATATCTTTCACTGGGCAATTACGATATGACTGAAAAATACATAGAGGAGTATCGCATGTGTTCGCCTTATGATGATAATCATATAATGGTTGAGGCGATGCTTGCGTCTAAACGAGGGTACAAAGAGCTTGCTATTACCCAATTCGAAGTTTGTTTGCGACATTGCAGAGCAGATTACGTTATAAATGTGGTTAATGAATTGGTGTCTAATTATATTCAATTGGCTCAATTGGGGCCTATCCCCGACTTATTGTTGCTCGAAGAAGAAATCACAAAGATTAATTACAAATCTCCTTTAAAACGCGCGGAATTGGCACGATTTTACAAACAAAAAGGTGATTATTATGCACTACTTAAAGATTTGAAAAAATCGGTAAATAATTACTTGCTTGCAGCAGGTAATTATGTTCAAATAGATGATAATTCAAGCGAACACGAATGTCTGATGCTAATGTTCAGGTTGTACAGGACAAACCAGCGAAGTATGGACATCGAAACAATCGAGTTGCTTGAAAAATATCTCGAGTCTTGTTTTTTAGACAAATAA
- a CDS encoding helix-turn-helix domain-containing protein produces MFSFKPLWVTLAKKGITKTEFREAIGIGTTQLAKMGKDENVSMDILDRTCTFLDVDLSEVVVHVKDAPFGYKVESGELKVEQNQAKVVQLIFELGKFTSSNLSLNEYEIRDLLNEFGIPKNGAEFNYESVKEVIIERAREILRVRAEERKESEEPDA; encoded by the coding sequence ATGTTCTCGTTTAAGCCGTTGTGGGTTACTCTTGCTAAAAAGGGGATAACAAAAACTGAATTTCGGGAAGCGATTGGAATAGGTACTACTCAGCTTGCTAAAATGGGCAAAGATGAAAATGTGTCCATGGATATATTGGATAGGACCTGTACATTCTTGGACGTGGACTTGAGTGAAGTTGTAGTTCATGTGAAAGATGCGCCTTTTGGATACAAAGTTGAGTCAGGAGAATTGAAAGTAGAACAAAATCAGGCTAAAGTCGTACAACTGATATTTGAGCTTGGAAAATTTACTTCCAGTAATCTAAGCCTCAACGAATACGAAATCCGGGATTTACTCAACGAGTTCGGTATCCCCAAAAATGGAGCTGAATTCAATTATGAAAGTGTGAAAGAAGTGATAATCGAACGTGCTAGAGAGATTTTGAGAGTGCGTGCGGAAGAACGGAAAGAAAGTGAAGAGCCCGATGCGTAA